The genomic DNA GTTTGTAAAAATTTAATGAGCTTTGTAAACTTACGGTAtgtacacttttctgtatgtacattttaatttaatggtTTAAGAAGAGgtggccagtgtggctggggcccatgaaaaagaggaaaggttGCTGTCAGAAAGGGGGCAAggacatgaattttaggatttggTCTAAGTGTAGCTTCTTGTTTGACCAGAATGGAGGTTTTTTGAGAGCCTGAGAGCTTGATgaggaggcggggggggggggggcggaggggggcggagggggcgatCAGAAATGCTCTTCCTCAGGGGCTGTAAGCCTGAAGGGCATTGATGGTAGGGAATGGCACCTATAACAGAGGTAACGATACCAATGTGTTGCAGCACATACTGTGCCAATCCCTGCTCTAAGTGAACAGATATACCCAAAtacctgccctcgtggagcttacatCCTGGTGAGGGTTAGTGGGGGGACATGTTCTCTGGGCCAAGGGTAGCTATGGCTGCAACAGGCTGAGGTTTATTATGGGGTTATTCCCCCCATATACTCAGGTACTTGGTGGCTGGGATAACATGCCGCTTTCACTTCCACAGTCCCTGTAACTGCCGGCTGGAGAGTGGAGAGTGCTACACATTAGTACTCTCTGCTTTGGAGCTGCCCTCGAGCTGGGAGACTGGCTCCACAAGGAAGCATTCAGGGAGTGACACTGCTCACTTCCAGCAAGGTTCACCCGGCCATTGCTCCCACCTTAGCCTCATACAAGTGAACTAGGGCTCCTCCTGACTCAGAAGCTAGGGTTAGGGGCATCACCTGTAGTGGTGGGTCCATCAGGCCAGATGTTCTTCTGGTAGCCAGTGACTGGGGGCGCCTGCACTCTCCGACGTCCCAGGTAGGGACATGCACAGAGATGGTAGCAATGAGCATGTGATGTGGGAATCTGAAAGTGTGAGCTGTGGAAGGGGGCcacaggggagagggcagagatgCCAGGGGCACGAAGGGGAGCCCAGATGCCCATAGTTAACGGGGATCTAGGAGAGACTCCctggaaagaaacaaagacagagcCAGAGCAAGTGTCCAACTCCATCTGCCAGATCCAGAGAGAGCCTGAGAATGAGCCCCTGACGCAAGGAGATGGCCTATTCCCAGAGAAAAAGAACGGGGGATGGGGTGGGCAGTGGAGAGAGACTTCCTGCTcgaaagagagacacagaaagagagagagagataagggggcagagagagataagggggcagggagagaaacagacacacatgcacacacacagagatgtgCATCTTGAGTTAGAGACCACCCAGATTGGggtagaggggaagagagaggcatCCAGACTCACAAAGACAcaagacagaggcagaaactCCAGAgctgagagaaacagagaagaaggcagggagggagacaaACACTCATCCTCAGCAATAGAAAAGCCCTGCTCTGACCCACCACCCTCAACCCCTGGTCACCCTGGCCCTTCTTCCAACATAGGCGGTCCCAGTGTGGTAGCTTTTTTCTAAATACGGCTGCCGTCAATTTCTTCTCATATGCTACACCTTGATCCAGAGAAGGCCTGAGCCACCACAGAAAAAGCCCAGGCTATTCTGCTGGAGAGAGAGGCCACATAGAAGACTCAAGTACCAAACATGGGAATACAGAAGCCATCTTGGACGTCCAGCCCAGTTGagcctccagatgattccagcccaAGCCACCCAAGACCCCAAGGACCACCTAGTTGAGCCTGGTCAACCACAGGACCATGAAAGGTAATAGTAAATTgtcgttttaagccactgagttttaggGTGTTTGTCACATGGCAACAGATAACCAGAATACCCAGAAAAGGCTTTTCAAGCCTGACATCCCACTCCCACATCCCcctcacaacaaaagcaacaccAGCCAGTCACAGTTTCAGTCCCTTTAATTAGGTGCTCTGAAGAGAGGGCAGAATGGCAGACAAGGGGTGGAGAAGGTGGTGCTCTTAAGCCCCTTTCAGTAACCGGTCAGTCCTCATCCTCTGGCAGCTGGATCTTGCTGGGGTCGAAGCAGTTGGAGTCCATGATGGGGAGGCCATTGGCCTCTCGGTATTTTACAAGCCTCTCAGCTTCCCGGCGGGCCCACTCCTGCATCCTGGAGGCAGCAGCGTGGGGGTAGACGTGAGGGAGCCTCAATGGACACCAATCCCCATCTTAGCTCCCCAGGGACAGGATTTCTGGCAGTCTCCTTCAATCTCCACCCCTGCTTCTGCCCCGACCCGTCCCACTCTCTTTGACACCCCATGCACCTGTAGTCAGGCAGATAAGCCACAAAGGTGCTGCCGAGGACCAAGACGATGGAGAAGCCAAAGAAGAAGACGACCCGCATGTTCCAGAGGTCCACAGCAGGGTCCCTGTCATAACCGTGGGAGTCTGGGTTCTATGGCAAAGAGAAGAAGAGGTCAATGAGGGCTTCCTGCTGCTCCACAAAGCCTTATGCTGGCACTGCATAACCTGGTCTCCAATTTCACCTTGGACcaatctcccctccctccctaaaTTCCTCTCTATTCTTAGGACTTGTCAAGCTCcttcccaccacagggcctttgcacctgctgttcccgcCGCCTGGAAAGCCTTTCCCCCAGATCTAGTCGTGgctggatctgtctcctcattcAAGGTTTTGGCTTCATCATCACTCCCCTTAGGAGGCACTCCCTAGTCACCTTATCTATTAAGTTGAACTATAGAAAATTGCCATTTTTACAGGTCAAAAATGTCTCAACCTATTAACTCCCTACCCCCAAGTCACTCTCCATCCTCTTACCTTGCTTAACTTTCTAGCATTTACTAGTTTACCAAAGTAGCATATCCTCCAAATCCTCTGATCACATCATCTTATATTATTGATTACATACTCTATATTACTGTTTCCTaacattttacatgtttattttcagtATTCTCCACTACCACGTAAGCTCTGTGAAAGCAAGGGCTTTATCTGATTTCCATACTGCTGAATCCCTAGCACCCTGAACTTAACCTGGCATTACAGCAGGCCCTCAATACATAAttacagaatgaatgaataaatgaataagcatcCTATATATCCCAGCCCCTCAACCAGAGATTAGTATTAATGAAGTACCTATTGTATGCCAGGCCTTTTCACAAGCACAAACTGCACAATATCCCAGTGAAGTGGAAAGTGGCAAGAATAATTAACAACCTTCTAATGGTGAGTACTTACTAAGTGCCACCTGCTGTTTTGAGCATTTTGACTCATTTAATTACACGAGGCAGGTGTactgtagtattttatttttttagaaggtGTCCTAATACTTTCCCCATCTTACATAGAAATTGAGGCACCAAGGGGTTTAcctacttgcccaaggtcactgccTGTATTCCAACTCAGGCATTCTGATTTCAGTCTCTGATATCGGTATAGCGCAGCAGACCTGGCTCCACCACACATTCAGTTATGTGagcttggacaagtcacttaacatctttatgcttcagtttcctcatctgtagaatgggtacACTAATACTACCTACCTCGAAataaggttgttatgaggattaaatgagttaatgtatgtaaagtgtttCAAACACCTGAGCAAGCACTATATCAGTGTTTAGAATTACTGTTGTTATATTGCTTCAAATGTGTTTTGAGCACTGCCCACTTCAGGGTTGATATCTGTCTGCAAAATAAGGCCAATCTCGCCTCTGGCCCTGAACCCGAGGGTGATCAGGGGACAAAGGAGGAAAACAAGCTAGGCAAAATTCCCAAATCTTCGAGGATTTCGCCAGCTGCGCAATCTTCAGCCGACTAAGAACGTCCTCTACGGCGCCCCATCCGCCGGTCCCCGATTGACCCTTCCGGCGTCCGTTtcccctccctctcaccttcTCATAGAGGTTTTCGTCCTCGGGATCTGGGTCCTCCTGCCAGCGTAAAGTCGGTTCCGGCGGCCGCTTTCCCGCCACAGCAGACGGGGCGATCACAGCCCTGGAGGAGCTGGATTCCCAGCGAACACGGGCAGCCGGGAGCCCTCGCCTCGCCGCCAACGCCAAAAGGCGGCGGCCGCACAAACCTAACATCCCGGCCGCCATGACAGATCGTTCTGCAGTTTCTCGGGGGCGGGGACGGAAATGTGACTGCGCAGCTGCAGCTGGTCCGAGCGCGAGAATTGTCGCTCCGCCCCCGCCGCACTAAATAGGTCCCGAGTCgagattttgttttcaaaagggCGAGGcgtcctctttccctccctcctgtcaTGGCCTCACGGAAGCAACCATCTTCTTATCCTCTCGATCAGGCTATGGAATTTCTGACCGAAAGGCTGTGGaatttccttgaaaataaagCGGTAGCACTTGCTTGGATTCCGTTCCCAACCAATCGcacagagagctccctcaccctctGGCGAAAAGGGCGGAACTTCCATTGATCTTTCATCTTAGAAGGAAGCCAAGCTTTCTTAAAAGCGCCTCGCTGGATTGGCCAATTGCTGCTCCTTTTCTCGACTTGTGGGAGTATGCACGGAGAGCGGGGAGGTGGCGTACACTTGCCAATCAGAGCAAGCCGGGGCTGGCCGACTGCGGATGGCGACCAATAGACTGGGCAGGCCAGAGCGCGCTCCCTTAGTAGGTGGATGGTGGTCGAAGCGCCGGCTCCCTTCTTGTCGTCGCCATTTTGTGCTGGTGATCGCGGCCGGCTGGGAGTAGGCGGCAGTGGGTTTCCAGGGGAGGGTAGCGCGCCTCGcgcttctccccttcctccctcctccgccCTTCCCCCCCCTCCTCCGCCCTTCCGCCCCTAGCCTTGGACTTGGTAGCTGTGCGGACCGGCTCCGGCTGAGCTGGGAGAGTT from Balaenoptera acutorostrata chromosome X, mBalAcu1.1, whole genome shotgun sequence includes the following:
- the NDUFB11 gene encoding NADH dehydrogenase [ubiquinone] 1 beta subcomplex subunit 11, mitochondrial, with protein sequence MAAGMLGLCGRRLLALAARRGLPAARVRWESSSSRAVIAPSAVAGKRPPEPTLRWQEDPDPEDENLYEKNPDSHGYDRDPAVDLWNMRVVFFFGFSIVLVLGSTFVAYLPDYRMQEWARREAERLVKYREANGLPIMDSNCFDPSKIQLPEDED